A genomic window from Mesorhizobium sp. CAU 1732 includes:
- a CDS encoding SH3 domain-containing protein: MKSPFKIGRGQEPFLSPLQAKSKLPRMSRQSFDKLPAAAAPIAVTVIGGLALVVMLGWFLSREAGISTVQDSASIAEASPPAEIAAADENEPVASAEMTPEISTAIEPDTAAAPETVNAAAPVPADTLLLNNSPLAGAPALDTAPPAPDAAATASIPPALPGITSFAPNVPVAESDDEIAALEAIQREEVDDDVGPPTDEPTAAIPAPAGPMSAATTTRWVNMRTGPADDAEIMVVVPALAEIQAETGCNWCSVSYEGQQGYIYKTFISYAEDSAAAE, encoded by the coding sequence GTGAAGAGTCCCTTCAAGATCGGGCGTGGGCAGGAGCCTTTCCTGTCGCCGCTTCAGGCGAAAAGCAAGCTGCCGCGCATGTCGCGTCAGTCTTTCGACAAACTGCCCGCGGCCGCGGCCCCCATTGCCGTCACCGTCATCGGCGGCCTTGCCCTGGTTGTCATGCTGGGATGGTTCCTGAGCCGCGAGGCGGGAATCTCGACCGTGCAGGATAGCGCGTCGATCGCCGAGGCGAGCCCGCCTGCCGAAATCGCTGCCGCAGACGAAAACGAGCCCGTAGCCAGCGCCGAAATGACGCCGGAAATCAGCACCGCCATCGAACCGGACACGGCCGCCGCGCCGGAAACCGTCAATGCGGCTGCGCCGGTTCCTGCCGATACCCTTCTGCTCAACAATTCACCGCTCGCCGGCGCTCCCGCGCTCGACACGGCGCCTCCAGCCCCGGATGCGGCCGCCACCGCGTCGATCCCGCCCGCATTGCCGGGCATCACGTCATTTGCGCCCAATGTGCCTGTGGCCGAAAGCGACGACGAGATCGCCGCCCTCGAGGCCATTCAGCGCGAGGAAGTCGACGACGACGTCGGCCCGCCCACAGACGAGCCAACCGCGGCGATCCCGGCACCAGCGGGCCCGATGTCGGCCGCGACGACGACGAGATGGGTGAACATGCGGACGGGTCCCGCGGACGACGCCGAGATCATGGTCGTCGTGCCGGCGCTCGCCGAAATCCAGGCGGAGACCGGCTGCAACTGGTGCTCGGTCAGCTATGAGGGGCAGCAGGGCTACATCTACAAGACGTTCATCAGCTACGCAGAGGACAGCGCGGCAGCGGAGTGA
- the pyc gene encoding pyruvate carboxylase, with protein MKIKKLLVANRSEIAIRVFRAANELGIRTVAIWAEEDKYSLHRFKADESYPIGRGPHLAKDLGPIESYLSIDEVIRVAKLSGADAIHPGYGLLSESPEFADACAEAGITFIGPKPETMRRLGNKVAARNLAVEVGVPVVPATEPLPDDMAQVARMAAEVGYPVMLKASWGGGGRGMRAIRAEADLAREVTEAKREAKAAFGKDEVYLEKLVERARHVEVQVLGDTHGNAVHLLERDCSIQRRNQKVVERAPAPYLDDTQRAELCGYALKIAAATDYIGAGTVEFLMDADTGKFYFIEVNPRIQVEHTVTEEVTGIDIVKAQIHILEGEAIGTPESGVPAQADITLHGHALQCRITTEDPEQNFIPDYGRITAYRGATGFGIRLDGGTAYSGAVITRFYDPLLEKVTAWAPTAQEAIMRMDRALREFRIRGVATNLTFLEAIIGNPKFRDNSYTTRFIDTTPELFTQVKRQDRATKLLNYLADVSVNGHPETRGRPKPNTEAAAPRVPHIDVPIQDGTKQKLDSLGPKGFASWMRAEKRVLITDTTMRDGHQSLLATRMRTHDIASVAGVYARALPDLLSLECWGGATFDVSMRFLTEDPWERLSLVREAAPNLLLQMLLRGANGVGYTNYPDNVVRYFVSQAARGGIDLFRVFDCLNWVENMRVAMDAVIEEGKLCEAAICYTGDILDPARAKYDLKYYVALARELEAAGAHIIALKDMAGLLKPAAAKVLFKALREATDLPIHFHTHDTSGIAAATVLAAVESGADAVDAAMDALSGNTSQPCLGSIVEALRGDERDTGLDPSWIRRLSFYWEAVRNQYAAFESDLKGPASEVYLHEMPGGQFTNLKEQARSLGLETRWHEVAQAYHDVNLMFGDIVKVTPSSKVVGDMALMMVSQDLTVADVENPAKDIAFPDSVVSMLRGDLGQSPGGWPQALQKKALKGEAPITVRPGSLLAPADLKKDRAEIEAKLERKLTDFEFASWLMYPKVFSDFAVAQEEYGPVSVLPTPSYFYGMAQEDEVFVDIERGKTLVVRCLAIGDTDEKGMVTVFFELNGQPRRIKVPNRTHGAANGKVRAKAEPGNAGQVGAPMPGVVSTVAVSAGQTVKAGDVLLSIEAMKMETALHAERDGEIAEVLVRTGDQIDAKDLLVVYA; from the coding sequence GTGAAAATCAAGAAGCTTCTCGTCGCAAACAGGTCGGAAATCGCGATCCGCGTCTTTCGCGCAGCCAACGAACTGGGCATCCGCACCGTCGCCATCTGGGCAGAGGAAGACAAATACTCTCTTCACCGCTTCAAGGCGGACGAATCCTATCCCATCGGCCGCGGGCCGCATCTGGCAAAGGATCTCGGCCCGATCGAGAGCTATCTGTCGATCGATGAGGTGATCCGCGTCGCGAAGCTGTCGGGCGCCGACGCGATCCATCCGGGCTATGGCCTGCTGTCGGAAAGCCCGGAATTCGCCGACGCCTGCGCCGAAGCGGGCATCACCTTCATCGGACCGAAGCCGGAAACGATGCGGCGGCTCGGCAACAAGGTCGCCGCGCGCAATCTCGCGGTCGAGGTCGGGGTGCCGGTCGTGCCCGCCACGGAACCCTTGCCCGACGACATGGCGCAGGTCGCCAGGATGGCAGCCGAAGTCGGCTATCCCGTCATGCTCAAGGCATCGTGGGGTGGCGGCGGGCGCGGCATGCGCGCCATCCGCGCGGAAGCCGACCTCGCGCGCGAGGTGACCGAAGCCAAGCGCGAGGCCAAGGCTGCGTTCGGCAAGGACGAGGTCTATCTCGAAAAGCTGGTCGAGCGCGCGCGCCATGTCGAGGTGCAGGTGTTGGGCGACACGCACGGCAATGCGGTGCATCTCTTAGAGCGCGACTGCTCGATCCAGCGACGCAACCAGAAGGTGGTGGAGCGCGCGCCTGCGCCCTATCTCGATGACACGCAGCGGGCCGAACTCTGCGGCTATGCGCTGAAGATCGCCGCCGCCACCGACTATATCGGTGCCGGCACCGTCGAGTTCCTGATGGATGCCGATACCGGCAAGTTCTACTTCATCGAGGTCAACCCGCGCATCCAGGTCGAGCACACCGTCACCGAGGAGGTGACCGGCATCGACATCGTCAAGGCGCAGATCCACATCCTCGAAGGCGAGGCGATCGGAACGCCGGAATCGGGCGTTCCCGCCCAGGCCGACATCACGCTGCATGGTCATGCGCTTCAGTGCCGTATCACCACCGAGGACCCGGAGCAGAACTTCATCCCCGATTACGGCCGCATCACCGCCTATCGCGGCGCGACCGGCTTCGGCATCCGTCTCGACGGCGGCACGGCCTATTCGGGTGCGGTCATCACGCGCTTCTACGACCCGCTTCTGGAAAAGGTCACCGCATGGGCGCCGACGGCGCAGGAGGCGATCATGCGGATGGACCGCGCGCTGCGCGAATTCCGCATCCGCGGCGTGGCGACCAACCTCACCTTCCTCGAAGCGATCATCGGCAACCCGAAGTTTCGCGACAACAGCTACACGACAAGGTTCATCGACACGACGCCGGAGCTTTTCACGCAGGTGAAGCGGCAGGATCGCGCGACGAAGCTCCTGAACTATCTGGCCGATGTGAGCGTCAACGGACATCCCGAGACGCGCGGGCGGCCGAAGCCGAACACTGAGGCTGCCGCGCCGCGCGTGCCGCATATCGACGTGCCGATACAAGACGGGACGAAGCAGAAGCTCGATTCCCTCGGGCCGAAAGGCTTCGCGTCGTGGATGCGCGCCGAAAAGCGCGTCCTGATCACCGACACGACGATGCGCGATGGCCATCAGTCGCTTCTCGCGACCCGCATGCGGACGCATGACATCGCGAGCGTTGCCGGCGTCTACGCCCGCGCCCTGCCTGATTTGCTCTCGCTCGAATGTTGGGGCGGCGCGACCTTCGACGTGTCGATGCGCTTCCTCACCGAAGACCCGTGGGAGCGCCTCTCGCTGGTGCGCGAGGCGGCGCCGAACCTGCTTCTCCAGATGTTGCTGCGCGGCGCGAACGGCGTCGGCTACACGAACTATCCCGACAATGTCGTGCGCTATTTCGTCAGCCAGGCAGCACGCGGCGGCATCGATCTCTTCCGCGTGTTCGACTGCCTGAACTGGGTCGAGAACATGCGCGTCGCGATGGATGCGGTGATCGAGGAAGGCAAGCTCTGCGAAGCCGCGATCTGCTATACGGGCGATATCCTCGACCCCGCGCGCGCCAAATATGATCTGAAGTACTACGTCGCGCTGGCCCGGGAACTCGAGGCGGCGGGCGCTCACATCATCGCCCTCAAGGATATGGCCGGACTGCTGAAGCCGGCGGCCGCGAAGGTGCTGTTCAAGGCGCTGCGCGAGGCGACCGACCTGCCGATCCATTTCCACACGCACGATACGAGCGGCATCGCGGCGGCGACCGTTCTGGCGGCGGTGGAAAGCGGAGCGGACGCCGTCGATGCGGCGATGGACGCGCTGTCGGGCAACACCTCGCAGCCCTGCCTGGGGTCGATCGTCGAGGCTCTGCGCGGCGATGAGCGCGACACCGGGCTCGACCCGTCATGGATCAGGCGGCTTTCCTTCTATTGGGAGGCGGTGCGCAACCAGTACGCCGCTTTCGAAAGCGACCTGAAGGGGCCGGCCTCCGAGGTCTATCTCCACGAGATGCCGGGCGGACAGTTCACCAATCTCAAGGAGCAGGCACGCTCGCTGGGGTTGGAGACCCGCTGGCATGAGGTGGCGCAGGCCTATCACGACGTGAACCTGATGTTCGGCGACATCGTCAAGGTCACGCCGTCGTCCAAGGTGGTCGGCGACATGGCGCTGATGATGGTCAGCCAGGACCTGACGGTCGCGGACGTCGAGAATCCGGCGAAGGACATCGCCTTCCCGGATTCGGTGGTGTCGATGCTGCGCGGCGATCTCGGCCAGTCGCCCGGCGGATGGCCGCAGGCGTTGCAGAAGAAGGCCCTGAAGGGCGAGGCACCGATCACGGTTCGGCCGGGCTCGTTGCTTGCGCCGGCGGATTTGAAGAAGGACCGCGCGGAGATCGAGGCAAAGCTCGAGCGCAAGCTCACCGATTTCGAGTTCGCATCGTGGCTGATGTACCCGAAAGTGTTTTCCGACTTCGCTGTCGCGCAGGAGGAATACGGCCCGGTCAGCGTGCTTCCGACGCCGTCCTACTTCTACGGCATGGCGCAGGAGGATGAGGTCTTCGTCGATATCGAGCGCGGCAAGACGCTGGTCGTCCGCTGCCTCGCGATCGGCGATACGGACGAGAAAGGCATGGTCACGGTCTTCTTCGAGCTCAACGGCCAGCCAAGACGCATCAAGGTTCCCAATCGCACGCATGGCGCGGCGAACGGCAAGGTGCGCGCCAAGGCGGAGCCGGGCAATGCCGGACAGGTCGGAGCGCCGATGCCGGGCGTGGTCTCGACGGTAGCCGTGTCGGCCGGTCAGACGGTGAAGGCCGGCGATGTCCTGCTGTCCATCGAGGCGATGAAGATGGAAACCGCGCTTCATGCCGAGCGCGACGGGGAGATCGCCGAGGTTCTGGTTCGCACCGGAGACCAGATAGACGCCAAGGATTTGCTGGTGGTGTACGCCTGA
- a CDS encoding branched-chain amino acid ABC transporter substrate-binding protein, which translates to MKKALLASVALSFAFASHASAEIVIAVAGPMTGQYAAFGEQMKAGADQAVEDINAAGGVNGEMLRLEVGDDACDPKQAVAVANQFAGSGVTFVAGHFCSGSSIPASAVYAEEGIIEISPASTNPTYTDERPGPGIFRTCGRDDQQGEVAGKYLFDHFSDKKIAFVHDKTAYGMGLADATKASFEALGGKPALYEAYTAGEKDYSALVSKLKEQGIGVLYVGGYHTEAGLMARQMREQGMDTILVSGDALVTDEYWAITGAAGEGTLMTFSPDPRKNEVAAPVVEKMQAAGRSTEGYSLYTYASIQAWAQAVTTAGSTDFDAVVTALNDGKFETVLGELEFDDKGDVTLPGYVFYEWKDGAYDYLVQ; encoded by the coding sequence ATGAAGAAGGCACTATTGGCAAGCGTGGCGCTCAGCTTCGCATTCGCGAGCCACGCATCCGCAGAAATCGTAATCGCCGTCGCAGGCCCGATGACGGGCCAGTACGCGGCGTTCGGCGAACAGATGAAAGCCGGTGCTGACCAGGCTGTCGAAGACATCAACGCCGCCGGCGGTGTGAACGGTGAAATGCTGCGCCTCGAAGTGGGCGACGATGCCTGCGATCCGAAGCAGGCCGTCGCCGTTGCAAACCAGTTCGCCGGCTCGGGCGTGACGTTCGTCGCCGGTCACTTCTGCTCGGGTTCGTCGATCCCGGCATCGGCCGTCTATGCGGAAGAAGGCATCATCGAAATCTCGCCGGCTTCCACCAACCCGACCTACACGGACGAGCGTCCTGGTCCGGGCATCTTCCGCACCTGCGGACGTGACGACCAGCAGGGTGAAGTCGCGGGCAAGTATCTCTTCGATCACTTCAGCGACAAGAAGATCGCCTTCGTGCATGACAAGACCGCCTATGGCATGGGCCTCGCCGATGCCACGAAGGCTTCCTTCGAAGCGCTCGGTGGCAAGCCGGCTCTCTACGAAGCCTATACGGCCGGTGAAAAGGACTACTCCGCACTCGTCTCCAAGCTCAAGGAGCAGGGCATCGGCGTTCTCTACGTCGGCGGCTATCACACGGAAGCCGGCCTCATGGCACGCCAGATGCGCGAGCAGGGAATGGACACCATTCTCGTCTCGGGCGATGCTCTGGTGACGGATGAGTACTGGGCGATCACCGGCGCTGCCGGCGAAGGCACGCTGATGACGTTCTCGCCGGATCCGCGCAAGAACGAAGTCGCCGCACCGGTCGTCGAGAAGATGCAGGCAGCCGGTCGTTCGACCGAAGGCTATTCGCTCTACACCTACGCATCGATCCAGGCCTGGGCCCAGGCCGTGACGACGGCAGGTTCGACCGATTTCGACGCGGTCGTAACGGCCCTCAACGACGGCAAGTTCGAGACGGTTCTGGGCGAGCTTGAGTTCGACGACAAGGGCGACGTCACGCTGCCCGGCTACGTCTTCTACGAGTGGAAGGACGGCGCCTACGACTACCTCGTGCAGTAA
- a CDS encoding DUF6867 family protein yields MENENTLIWEVTIWEFVFVTIILAGGAAFMTGRAIARSWLGTFHIVTYMVLLAAATRFIHFALFSGTLISLHYYVVDLIVLLAIAVLGFRMTRAKQMRRQYSFLNAGAGR; encoded by the coding sequence ATGGAAAACGAGAACACGCTTATCTGGGAAGTCACGATCTGGGAGTTCGTGTTCGTCACGATCATCCTTGCCGGCGGGGCCGCGTTCATGACCGGGCGCGCCATCGCCAGAAGCTGGCTCGGCACGTTTCATATCGTCACCTACATGGTTCTGCTGGCGGCTGCGACGCGGTTCATTCATTTCGCTCTGTTCAGCGGGACGTTGATCTCGCTCCACTACTACGTCGTCGACCTGATCGTCCTCCTCGCCATCGCGGTCCTCGGGTTCCGCATGACACGGGCAAAGCAGATGAGGCGGCAATACAGCTTTCTGAACGCTGGAGCCGGGCGCTGA
- a CDS encoding ABC transporter ATP-binding protein translates to MTGAGEPMLSVRGVETYYGKIVALRGVDMDVRRGEIVTLIGANGAGKSTLMMTICGNPQARTGSIIYEGQDITMMPTHEIMRLGIAQSPEGRRIFPRMTVLENLQMGAQLVSAEHFDGDLKRIYELFPRLKERAGQRGGTLSGGEQQMLAIARALMSRPKLLLLDEPSLGLAPLIVKQIFEVIKELNRTEGLTVFLVEQNAFHALKLAHRGYVMVNGNITMSGTGAELLKREEVRAAYLEGGGH, encoded by the coding sequence ATGACCGGCGCTGGCGAACCCATGCTCAGCGTGCGCGGCGTGGAAACCTATTACGGCAAGATCGTCGCGCTGCGCGGCGTCGACATGGACGTCAGGCGCGGCGAGATCGTCACGCTGATCGGCGCCAACGGCGCGGGCAAGTCGACGCTGATGATGACGATCTGCGGCAATCCGCAGGCGCGTACCGGCTCGATCATCTACGAGGGCCAGGACATCACCATGATGCCCACCCACGAGATCATGCGGCTCGGCATTGCGCAGTCACCTGAAGGCCGTCGCATCTTTCCGCGCATGACCGTTCTGGAAAACCTTCAGATGGGCGCGCAACTGGTTTCGGCGGAGCATTTCGATGGCGATCTGAAGCGCATCTATGAGCTGTTCCCGCGCCTCAAGGAGCGGGCAGGCCAGCGCGGCGGCACGCTTTCGGGTGGCGAGCAGCAGATGCTGGCCATCGCGCGCGCACTGATGAGCCGGCCCAAGCTCCTGCTTCTGGACGAGCCCTCGCTCGGCCTCGCGCCGCTGATCGTCAAGCAAATCTTCGAGGTCATCAAGGAGCTCAACCGGACCGAGGGGCTGACCGTGTTCCTCGTCGAGCAGAACGCGTTCCACGCGCTCAAGCTCGCCCATCGCGGCTATGTCATGGTCAACGGCAACATCACGATGAGCGGCACCGGGGCGGAGTTGCTGAAACGCGAGGAGGTGCGCGCGGCCTATCTCGAAGGCGGCGGGCACTAG
- a CDS encoding ATP-binding cassette domain-containing protein: MSAAVSMTPAEAGAEKSWDRDPILTVEHLTMRFGGLVAINDLSFNVGHGEITALIGPNGAGKTTVFNCVTGFYKPTEGRIVMRHGPGRQQEAVDTVTASGLKSQRTGDNAVFLLERMPDFEISQHARVARTFQNIRLFGGMTLLENLLVAQHNALMKASAFTIGGILGIPGFRRAERESIDRAVYWLEKVNLIDRADDPAADLPYGAQRRLEIARAMCTSPQLLCLDEPAAGLNPRESAELNDLLKFIRREHQTSVLLIEHDMGVVMEISDHIVVLDYGVKISDGDAAFVRSDPSVIAAYLGVDDEEIAAKPEVASLVVEALGEDAAAAAGIDPNAVVKGDKP, translated from the coding sequence ATGTCCGCTGCGGTAAGCATGACGCCTGCGGAAGCGGGCGCGGAAAAGAGCTGGGATCGCGATCCGATCCTGACCGTCGAGCATCTCACCATGCGCTTCGGCGGACTGGTGGCGATCAACGACCTGTCCTTCAATGTCGGGCACGGCGAGATCACGGCGCTGATCGGGCCGAACGGCGCGGGCAAGACGACGGTCTTCAACTGCGTGACGGGCTTCTACAAGCCGACCGAGGGCCGCATCGTGATGCGCCATGGGCCGGGGCGGCAGCAGGAGGCGGTCGACACGGTGACCGCGTCGGGCCTGAAATCCCAGCGCACCGGCGACAATGCGGTGTTCCTGCTCGAGCGCATGCCCGATTTCGAGATATCGCAGCATGCGCGCGTGGCGCGGACGTTCCAGAACATCCGCCTTTTCGGCGGCATGACGCTTCTGGAAAACCTTCTCGTCGCGCAGCACAACGCGCTGATGAAGGCGTCCGCCTTCACGATCGGCGGCATTCTCGGCATTCCGGGCTTCCGGCGGGCGGAACGTGAATCGATCGATCGTGCCGTCTACTGGCTCGAAAAGGTGAATTTGATCGACCGCGCCGACGATCCCGCAGCCGACCTGCCCTACGGCGCGCAGCGGCGGCTGGAGATCGCGCGAGCGATGTGCACCAGCCCCCAGCTTCTCTGTCTCGACGAGCCGGCCGCCGGCCTGAACCCGCGCGAATCGGCGGAACTGAACGATCTCCTGAAATTCATCAGGCGCGAGCACCAGACCTCGGTGCTTCTCATTGAACATGACATGGGCGTGGTCATGGAAATCTCCGACCACATCGTGGTGCTGGACTACGGCGTAAAGATTTCCGACGGCGACGCCGCCTTCGTCCGCTCGGATCCGAGCGTCATCGCGGCCTATCTCGGCGTCGATGACGAGGAGATCGCCGCCAAGCCGGAAGTCGCGTCGCTGGTCGTCGAGGCGCTTGGCGAGGATGCGGCGGCGGCAGCCGGCATCGACCCGAATGCCGTCGTGAAGGGAGACAAGCCATGA
- the livM gene encoding high-affinity branched-chain amino acid ABC transporter permease LivM — protein MAQTMTTERADPNSFQASVKDAAIAAALVAVLGFFFLALRTDIAPGGLALSTRWGLWFTAIAIVFAGRLLLNLFVFRTKSPATAALGGFFSRAGDKAPTLGWWVGRILFVAALFLPFIIMQLFPGQQRQYIDLAILIMTYVMLGWGLNIVVGLAGLLDLGYVAFYAVGAYSFALLSTHFEFIGFWTALPLAGLLAAFWGLILGFPVLRLRGDYLAIVTLAFGEIIRVVLLNWYDFTGGPNGISGIPKPTFFGLEFSRGEGGFADFFGIEFNSIHRFIYLYYIIFLLALITNIVTIRLRRLPVGRAWEALREDEIACRSLGINTTNTKLTAFAIGAMFGGFAGSFFATRQGFISPESFTFLESAIILAIVVLGGLGSQVGVVIASVVMIGGIEMLRNLGFLQAIFGSGFDPTQYRMIIFGLAMVGIMIWRPRGLISTREATAVLKTRKKIGADMVAQGEGH, from the coding sequence ATGGCCCAGACCATGACCACCGAGCGGGCCGACCCGAATTCCTTCCAGGCATCCGTCAAGGATGCGGCCATCGCGGCCGCGCTCGTCGCGGTGCTGGGTTTCTTCTTCCTCGCGCTGCGGACGGACATCGCACCCGGAGGACTGGCGCTCTCGACGCGGTGGGGCCTTTGGTTCACGGCGATCGCGATCGTCTTCGCCGGGCGCCTTCTGCTCAATCTCTTCGTATTCAGGACCAAGAGCCCGGCCACGGCCGCGCTGGGCGGGTTCTTCTCGCGGGCCGGCGACAAGGCGCCGACGCTCGGATGGTGGGTCGGACGCATCCTCTTCGTGGCGGCGCTGTTCCTGCCCTTCATCATCATGCAGCTCTTTCCGGGTCAGCAGCGTCAGTACATCGATCTGGCGATCCTGATCATGACCTATGTGATGCTCGGCTGGGGGCTGAACATCGTGGTCGGCCTGGCGGGCCTGCTCGATCTCGGCTACGTCGCGTTCTACGCGGTCGGCGCGTATTCCTTCGCGCTGCTCTCGACCCATTTCGAGTTCATCGGCTTCTGGACCGCGCTGCCGCTCGCAGGGCTCCTCGCCGCCTTCTGGGGGCTGATCCTCGGCTTTCCGGTGCTGCGCCTGAGGGGCGACTATCTGGCGATCGTGACGCTGGCGTTCGGCGAGATCATCCGCGTCGTCCTTCTCAACTGGTACGATTTCACGGGCGGTCCGAACGGCATTTCCGGCATTCCCAAGCCGACATTCTTCGGCCTGGAATTTTCGCGTGGGGAAGGCGGCTTCGCCGATTTCTTCGGAATCGAGTTCAACTCCATCCACCGCTTCATCTATCTTTATTACATCATCTTCCTGCTGGCGCTCATCACCAACATCGTCACGATCAGGCTGCGTCGCCTGCCGGTCGGCCGCGCCTGGGAAGCCTTGCGTGAAGACGAAATCGCGTGCCGATCGCTCGGCATCAACACCACGAACACCAAGCTGACTGCATTTGCGATCGGCGCCATGTTCGGCGGTTTCGCGGGATCGTTCTTCGCCACGCGGCAGGGCTTCATCTCGCCGGAGAGTTTCACCTTCCTCGAATCCGCGATCATCCTCGCCATCGTCGTTCTCGGCGGGCTGGGCTCGCAGGTCGGCGTCGTCATCGCCTCCGTGGTGATGATCGGCGGCATCGAGATGCTGCGCAATCTGGGCTTCCTGCAGGCGATCTTCGGCTCCGGCTTCGATCCTACGCAGTACCGGATGATCATCTTCGGGCTCGCCATGGTGGGCATCATGATCTGGAGACCGCGCGGTCTGATCTCGACACGAGAGGCCACCGCCGTTCTCAAGACGCGCAAGAAGATCGGGGCCGACATGGTCGCACAGGGCGAGGGGCACTGA
- a CDS encoding branched-chain amino acid ABC transporter permease LivH (LivHMGF is the membrane component of the LIV-I/LS branched-chain amino acid transporter): protein MEYFVQQLINGLTLGSIYGLIAIGYTMVYGIIGMINFAHGDIFMISSFIALATFLILTSVLGFAFLPVVLLIVLIIAMLFTAAWGWTVERIAYRPLRGSFRLAPLITAIGMSIVLQNFVQITQGARVKPLPPQIQGGITVMEGSTEAGRIVVQLSYMQMIIIVTTVVLMALFTLIITKTSLGRAQRACEQDRKMASLLGVNVDRTISLTFVMGAALASVAGLMFLLLYGVIDFYIGFLAGIKAFTAAVLGGIGSLPGAMLGGLLIGLIEVFWSGYFSVEYKDVAAFSILAIVLIFLPSGLLGRPEVEKV from the coding sequence ATGGAATACTTCGTTCAGCAGCTTATAAACGGGCTGACGCTAGGGTCCATCTATGGGCTGATCGCGATCGGTTACACGATGGTCTATGGGATCATCGGGATGATCAACTTCGCCCATGGCGACATCTTCATGATCAGCTCGTTCATCGCGCTGGCCACCTTTCTCATTCTCACGAGCGTGCTTGGATTTGCTTTCCTGCCGGTCGTGCTGCTGATCGTCCTGATCATCGCGATGCTGTTCACCGCAGCGTGGGGCTGGACGGTCGAGCGCATCGCCTACAGACCCTTGCGCGGCTCGTTCCGGCTTGCGCCGCTGATCACCGCGATCGGCATGTCGATCGTGCTGCAGAACTTCGTCCAGATCACGCAGGGCGCGCGCGTCAAGCCGCTGCCGCCGCAAATCCAGGGCGGCATCACGGTGATGGAGGGCTCGACGGAAGCCGGCCGCATCGTCGTGCAACTGTCCTACATGCAGATGATCATCATCGTGACCACGGTGGTGCTGATGGCGCTGTTCACGCTCATCATCACCAAGACCTCGCTCGGGCGGGCACAGCGGGCCTGCGAGCAGGATCGCAAGATGGCTTCGCTGCTCGGCGTCAACGTCGATCGCACGATCTCGCTCACCTTCGTGATGGGCGCGGCGCTCGCTTCGGTCGCGGGCCTGATGTTCCTGCTGCTCTACGGCGTCATCGATTTCTACATCGGCTTCCTGGCAGGCATCAAAGCCTTCACCGCGGCAGTCCTCGGCGGCATCGGCTCGCTTCCGGGCGCGATGCTCGGCGGCCTCCTGATCGGGCTGATCGAGGTGTTCTGGTCGGGCTATTTCAGCGTCGAGTACAAGGACGTGGCGGCGTTTTCCATCCTTGCCATCGTGCTGATCTTCCTGCCCTCCGGGCTCCTCGGTAGACCCGAAGTGGAGAAGGTGTGA